TCATCGAGCAGGCGCCAGTCGATCACGCGGCGACGCTCGCGCTGGCCCGTCACGCCCGGCGGCTGCTAGCCAAGACGGGGCAGGAGATCGTGCGCCTGGATGCCCGCCAGGCGCCGCTCACCGACGCCGACGCCGAGCGTTATCTCCTGCACGAGGACGGCTTCCTGCGTGTCCCTGTGCTCGTCGTCGGCGATCTCGTCGTGCGCGGCTACACCGAGGAGTTGTACCGGGAAGCGCTGGAGGCGGCGGCCCGAAGCTGAGCCCGGCTTGCGCGGTTCGCGAGGGAGGCAGGTCATGTCGACACTGAGGCGGCTGGGCTGCCGGCTGGGGCCGGCGGCGCTGGGGCTCGTCGCGCTGGCGGCGCTGGCAGAGGCCCAGGAGAGCTTCCGCGTCACCTACAACGTGGACCGCAGCAACCCCGCGCGGACGCAGGTGACCGGGGTCGTGTTCAACGACGCGCGCGTCGACGTCCTCGACGTCTACGTCACGGTCGAGGCGGTCGACGGCGCGCGCAAGGTGGTCGCGCGGGGCATCACCTTCGTCAGCCCCGCGATCCCGCAGGGGGGTAACGCTGCCTTCGACTCCACCGTGCCGGCCCCGCCCACCACCGCCAGCTTCCGGGTGCGGGTCAGCAGCTTCCGCTTCGGGCTGGGGTCGCTGCAGTCACCCTAAGCGTCGCGCCCGACCCGGTGGGCGACGCAGTGAACGCTCGCGACCAGCATCCCCGCGGCGTCCCTCACCACGATGTCGTAGAACCCGGCGCGCCGCCCCTGCTTGCGCTCGCGCGCCTCGGCGATGAGCCGGACGTGCGGCGCGGCCGTGGCGAGGTAGTCGATGGTCACGCTCAGGGCCACGGCGGGCTCACCGTGTGAGTTGCAGGCTGCGCCGAAGGCGACGTCGGCGAGAGAGAAGATGACGCCGCCGTGCGGCGCGCCCTGGTAGTTCATCATGTGGGGCTGGAGCTGGAGGGCGACGCGGCAGTAGCCGCGTCTCAGCTCGAGATACTCGAGGCCGAGCGCCCGAGCCCAGGGATCGTCCTGGATGCGGCGACCGAGCTCCGCGGGCACTGCGTCGTCGCCCGGGTCGCTCACGCGGCGGTGCGTCCCGGCCCGGCCGGGGCCGGTCAGCGCAGGTCGCCGCCGCCGGACTGGATCCAGTCGAAGGACCAGACGGAGACGCGGTAGCTTGGCGCGGCCGCGGGCACCGGCACCTCGAAGTAGGCGCGCATGCCCGGCGTCACCTGACCCGCCACGTAGCCGGGCGTCGTGGTGACCACCCGACCGGCGGTGTCGAGGCTTTCGACCTTGAGCATGATCTTGATGGCGGGGAAGCCCCAATCGTTGAGCAGATAGCCCTGGACGTTCGGACGGCCCTTTCGCTCGCCCGCCGCCCAGTCGAGCTTGAAGAACTGCTCGCCGCCGATGACCGCGAAGTTCTGGCCGAACGCGGTTCCCATCCATCCGGCCAGGATCACCACCGCCAGCAGCCACCGCATCCGTCGCATCGTAACCTCCCCTGAGCCATACGGAGTATCGCCCCGATCGTGACCATGGTCAAATCGGGGAAGTCTGGACCGCTCTAGTATGCTGGCCATGAGACCTCACAGGAGGACGGACGATGAAGACGTTTACGCAGTTTACCTGGCCGCTTCTCGTCGCCGCGATCCTTGCCGGCTGCGCCGCGCAGCAGTCCACGGCGCCCCGGCCCTCGGCGGCGCAAAACACCTACACCGGCGAGGTGTGGACGTGGGACGAGCAAGCCAGCACGGTGACCCTGCGGCAGGGCGAGAGAACGGTCCGCGTGAAGGTCACCCCCGACCAGCTCGTCGGGCTTCGGCTCTACCAGATCGTCACGGTGCGCGGCGCGCCCGCGCCCGCGGAGATCGAGCGGGTCGCGCTGCCGCCTGGCACCTTCGTGCCGCGCGGCGCCGCCGACGAGGCGGAGGTGACGGGCACGGTCGCCGCGGTCGATCCAGCCGGCACCGTGTCGATCACGTCGCCTCGCGGCCTGCTATCGGTGTGGGTGTCCGGCTCGACGCCGTTCCGCGCTGGCGAGCCCGTGCGCGTGCGGGTGCGCGTGCAGCCGCTCGAGCTCGTGGCGGCGCAGGGGGGCGAGGCGGCGAAGACGCCAGAGGTCGCGGCGTCGGTCGCGACGGAGCCGGGCGAGTACGCGGTGGTGCGGGGGCCGCTCAAAGCCGTCGACCCGGCCGGGCGCCTCACGGTCGAGTCGCCGCGCGGGCCGATCAACGTGTGGGTGCCGGACGCCCAGCGCTATCGCGTCGGCGACGCCGTCGAGGTGCGCACATCCGTGCACCCGTCCCGCTGACCCTCGGGTATACTGACGTGGCTGACCCCGTCGTCTAGCCTGGCCCAGGACGCGACCCTTTCAAGGTCGAGATCGCGGGTTCGAATCCCGCCGGGGTCACCAGATTTGCTTTAAACCTCAACTACCCCCGACGCTCATCGGTCGAGGGTCGCCACATCGTCGACGCAGCGCCGTCCGCCGCTACCAGGCGGATCGAAGCGCTCGCTTCACTTCGGCGATTCGCTTCTCATCCCGCTTATAAAAGGTCCACTGCTTGATCCGATTGGTGCGGACGAGCCCGGCCTGCGTCAGGATCCTGAGGTGTTTGCTGGCGGTCGGCTGGCTCACCCCGAGCTTCTCGGCGATCAAGAGGCCGCAGACGCCGTCGCGCACGAGATCACCGTCGACTTGAGGCGGGAAGTGAGCTCGTGGCTGTTTGAGCCAGGTGAGGATCTGCAGACGGCGCTCGTTCGCCAGCGTGTCTGAGATTCATGAGGGGCTGATCGTCTCTGTCTGGAGGAGATCCGCGAAGTATCAGCGTGGCTGACGGACGTGCAGCACGAGCCGTCGGCATAACGGCCGCCGGAACCTGGCGATCTCGACCACCTTAGTGAAACGGCGGGAGGCGCTATATCATGCATTGACGGTCGAGCGAGGCTCCCGGCAGGCGCCGAGGCCCGTCGCGGCGCGAAGGCGGAGCGTTCACCCAGTGTTCACGGCTCGAGACGAGCGATCTGAGGGAGCGGCCACAACATCGTGCACCGGATCGACCCATGGCTCGTCGTCGTGTGTACGTCCTCGTTGGTCCGGCCGATCTGGGCGGCGGTGACCTTCAGGTGACGCGGCATGCTGGCTCTCCTCTTGGCCCGGCGTCGAGCGCCGGTGCCTCACGCTCGATACTGCATTTATCGGCTTTCGCCACGCGCGAGCGGGCGGCGTAGACGAGGTCAGGGAGGAAAGGGACGCGTGCGGCTAGGCGTGGCCGGGATCGGGAGGCCTGTGGTATAGGGGGCAAGACGCCATCCCGAGGAGGGAGAGGACGAGGGATGCGCGGAGGCCATCGACAGTGACGACGATGCGGGCGATGGTGACGACAGGGCCGGGCGACTACGACGTGATGCGCCTGGAGGAGGTGCCGGTGCCCTCGCCGGGGCCGCGCGACGTCCTCGTCAGGAACCACGCCTCCGGCGTCTGCTACCACGACCATCTCATCCGGGTCGGCGTGATGAAGCGCGGCATCCACTTCCCGCTCATCCTCGGCCACGAGGGAGCGGGCGTGGTGGAGGCGGTGGGGGACGCGGTCCGCTCGCTGAAGCCCGGGGACCGTGTCACCTGCACGCAGTGGACGGAGGCGTGCGGCGTCTGCCGCTTCTGCCGGACGAACCGAGAGCCGCTCTGCAGCGCCCGCAAGTTCTTCGGCCACGACCGCGACGGCACCTATGCCGAGCTTTTCAAGATCCAGGAGGACTCGTTGCTGCCGCTGCCGCCGGAGGTCGGCTTCGAGGAGGGCGCGATCCTCTCCTGCGCCATCGGGACCGTGGTCGCGGCCATCCGTGACGTCGGTCGCGTCCAGGCGGGGGAGTACGTGCTGGTGACGGGGGCAGGGGGCGGCCTCGGGGTCCACGCCATCCAGGTGGCCCGGCTCTGCGGGGCTACCGTCATCGGCCAGACCACCTCTCCCGGGAAGGTGGACGTGATCCGCGAGGCGGGGGCGCACGAGGTGGTGGTGGCGCGGGACGGCCGGTTCGCCGACGAGGTCCGGCGGCTCGCGGGGGGCGAGGGCGTCGATCTCGTCTGCGACAATGTCGGCGCGCCCGTCTTCGAGGAGGCGCTCCGGGCGACGGCACGCGGCGCCCGGTACGTGCTGGTCGGGGAGCTGACAGGTGACCAGGTGACCTTCAACACGGCGCGGCTCTTCCTCAAGGGCGTGAGCCTCCTCAGCACCACCAGCACCTCGCGCACCCAGCTCGCGAGCGTCATCGACCTCGTGCGGCGCCGGCTGCTCCGGCCGATGGTCACCGAGCGCTTCGCGCTCGCCGAGGCGCCGCGGGTTCACCGGCTGATGGTGGAGCGCAAGCTCTCCGGCCGCGTGCTGCTGATCCCGTGATGGCCGTAGCTCCCGCGACGGCGGCCGGGCGTCCCCACCGTGACGCTGGCCGGGAACGTCGTGGGCACCGGCGACCGAGCTGAGCGTCAGCGCCCGATCTTCGGCAGCACCTCGGTGGCCACCCGCTCCATCTGCTCGAGGATCGCGGCCTGCGGGCACGCCCAGTTGAAGACGAAGTGGCGGACCCCCGCCTCCCGGAACTCCGCGATCCGGGCCGCGCACTCGTCGGGCGTGCCGACCACGCAGAAGCGCTCCACGAGCGGCGGCTCGAACGGCTGGTTGTAGATGCGCGTGAGCTCCGCGCCTGCGCGCCCGACGGCGCGATCGTGGTCGTCGCCCACGGCCAGGAAGACGAGCAGCGCGCGCTCGAGGGCGGCGGGGGCGCGCCCGGCCTCGACGGCGAGCGCCTCCAAGCGCTCCAGGCTCTGCCGGTAGCGTGAGGGCGTCAGCATGTAGGGGAAGTACCCGTCGCCGGCGCGCGCCGTGCGCCGCAGGGCAGGCTCCGAGCGGCCGCCGATCCAGAGTGGCGGGCCGCCGGGCTGCACCGGCCGGGGTGTCAGGGTCACGTCCTCCACGCTGAAGTGCGTCCCGCCGACGGTCACGCGGTCCTGGCTCCAGAGGCAGCGTAGGAGGCCGAGCGCCTCGTCGGTGCGGGCGCCGCGCTCGCCCAGCGGGACGCCGCACGCCGCGAACTCGGCGGGATACTCCCCGCCCACGCCGACCCCGACGACGAGCCGGCCGGCCGTCACGTGGTCGAGTGTCGCCAGATCCTTCGCGGCGAGGATGGGGTGGCGGAGGGGCAGGAGGTAGATGGCGGTGCCGAGGCGAATACGCTGGGTGCGGGCGGCGAAGCCGGCAAGGAGGACGGCCGCGCTGACGGTCTCCGTGTGGAAGAGCACGTGCTCGCCCGCCCAGAGGGAGTCGAAGCCGAGCGCCTCCGCCCGCTCCGCGAACTGCCACCACCAGGCCGCGGGTGGCGTGCCGTCCGGGTAGGCGGCGATCGTGACGCCGAAGCTGAGCCTCTCGCTCACGCGTCGAGCCCGGAACGGGGGAGGCGCGATCGGTCGCTCACGGCGCCCGGCGGAAGCGCGGGATGCTGATCTCCGGCGTCACGTCGTCGAAGACGACGGTCACCGGCATCCCGACCCGGATCTCCCCCGGCGGGACGTCCACCAGGTTCGCCGTGAGCCGCGGCCCCTCCTCCAGCTCCACCTGGACCACCGCGTAGGGGGTCTCGCTGGCGAACGCCGGGAACCAGGCCTTGTGGAAGACGACGAAGCTCGAGACCGTCCCCCGGCCGCTCATCGGCGCCCACTGGTGGCGGTCGGAGAGGCAACCCGGGCAGACGGGGGCAGGCGGGTACCACACCTGCCCGCAGGCGAGGCACCGCTGCAGGCGCAGCTCGTGGCGGCGCGCCGCCTCCCAGAATGGGCCGTTGTCGGGCGTGATGCGCGGAAGCGGCTTGGCGTAGCCACTCATCGGCGGAAGATCAGCGAGTCGCCCCAGGCCGTGGCCCACTGCGCGACCTGGATCCCCGGCACCTGGCGGGGGCCGGCCTCGCCCCGGAGCTGGCGGACCAGCTCGACGATCGAGTTCCAGCCCGAGACGTGCGCCTCGGACAGGAGGCCGCCCGACGTGTTCATCGGCAGCTCGCCCCCCAGCTCGATGCGCCCGCCCTGGGTCCACTTCGCCGCCTCGCCGGGGCCGCAGAAGCCGAAGCGCTCCAGCACGAACCAGACGAGGGGCGAGAAGGCGTCGTAGGTGTAGAGCGCGCCCACGTCGCGCTGGGTGAGGCTGGCCATGCGGTAGACCAGGAGGTCGTCATCCGCCGGCGTCCACCGGAAGGTCCGCTGCTGCCAGAGACCGAGCCCGGGGCGCCCGAACAGCACGTCATCGCGGCCGGCGCGCAGGCCCTGCATGCCGGCGATGAGCACCGGAGGCTTGCGCCGGTCGCGGGAGCGCTCGGCGCTGGTGACGAGGACGCAGGCCGCGCCGTCCGTCACCAGGCAGCAGTCGAAGAGGTGGAGGGGCTCGACGATCCAGCGCGAGCGCTGGTGCTCCTCGAGGCTCAGCGGCTTCTTCATGAGCGCGCCGGGGTTCAGCAGCGCGTGCTTCCTGAACGCGATGGGCACGGCCGCGAGCTCCTGGCTGGTCGCCCCGTAGAGGGCGAAGTAGCGCTGCGCCGCCAGCGCCGCCCCCGCGGCGGGAGCCGTCATCCCGTACACGGGGTTCTCCTGATGGGTGCCGCCCTCCTCCCGCGTCCCCTCGAAGTCGCCGGGTCCGCCCAGGAGCTGCCGCTCCCGCGTGAAGCTCACGCCGCAGAGACAGGCGACGCAGGTGGCGAGGCCGGTGTGAATGGCCATGGCCGCCGCCTGGAGGGTGGGCCCGGCGAAGCGCCCGTGCGTCCACGCCTGCTCGACGAAGCGGATGCGAAGGCCGAGGGTCTCGGCGAAGCGGTCGTAGTCCACGCCCAGCGGCCAGCCGATGTTGATGGCGAGGCCGTCCACCGCGTCCTTGGTAAGCCCGGCGTCGACGAGCGCGGCCTTGAAGGCCTCGGCGGCCAGCCCGAGGGGCGTCTCCTCCGCGGCGAAGGCGAACCGGCTCACGCCGATGCCGGAGACCGCGGTGCGGTCCCGGATGGTCGCGCCGTCAGCCATGGCGCTCCGCCGAGACCCGGCGGTCGGCGGCGACACCCTCGAGCTCGGCGGCCAGACTCTCGCGCAGCCGATGCTTCTGCACCTTGCCGGAGGCGGTGAGGGGCAGGGCCTCGCGGGGGACGAAGCGGATGTGCTGCGGGACCTTGAAGGCGGCGAGGGCCTGGCGGCAGAAGGCCCTGAGCTCATCGGCGGAGGCGCTCGCGCCCTCCTTCAGCACGACCACGGCGGCCAGCGCCTCCTCCTTGCGCGGGTCGGGGACGCCGATGACGTGGACCTGCTCGACAGCCGGGTGGCCGAGGAGGATCTGCTCGACCTCGACGGGGGAGACGTTGAGGCCGCCGGTCTTCACCACGTCCTTGAGACGGCCGTGGAAGCGGAGGCGCCCGTCGGTGTCGAACCACCCGAGGTCCCCCGTGAGGAAGAAGCCCTCGGCGTCGAAGGCGGCCGCGTTCTTCTCGGGGTCCTTGTAGTAGCCGGGGGTGATGTAGCCGCGGAGCGTGATCTCGCCGATCTCGCCCGGGCGCAGCGGGTGGTGGCTGACGGGGTCGGCGATCTTGATCTCGAACCCCGGCAGCGGCCGGCCGATCGTGGAGAGGCGCGCCTCCACGGGGTCGTGGGCGTCGGTGAGCGTGCAGTTGCCATAGCACTCGGTGAGGCCGTACACGTTGCAGATCTCGCGGGCGCCGAGGTCCATTACCATCTGCATCGCGGGTGGGTGTCCGATGGCCGCGCCCGTGCGGAGCGAGCCGAGGTTCCGGTGGGGACGGTCGGGGTGCTCCCAGAGGGCCAGCGCGACGTTCGGGGTGCCGTAGTAGACGGTGCACCGCTCGCGCTCGATGAGGGCGAGCGCCTCGCCGGGCTCGAACGCCTCCTGGAGCACCACGCAGCCGCCGTGCGTCATGACGGCGAGGAGGGCGTTCTCGCAGCCGAAGCCCCAGAAGAGCGAGATGCCGAGCCAGAGGCGGTCGGCGGGTCCCAGGTGCTGGCGCTCGCCGATGTTGAACATGTTCTCGATGAGCCCGCGATGCTGCAGCTGGACGCCCTTCGGCGTCGACGTGGTGCCGGACGTGTAGAGGATGTAGGCGATGTCGGTGGGCGCCACTGCCCGCTGGGCCGCGTCGACCACGGCCTCGGGGCCCCGCGCCCCGAGCTCCCAGAGCTCGGCGAACGGGGTGATGCCGGGCCGGCGCTCGCCGCCCAGGCAGACGACGTGGCGCAGGAGCGGCAGCCGCTCGCTGCCGGGGCCGAGGGCCGCGAGCATCCCGAGGTAGTCCTGGCCGCGGAAGCGGTCGACGGTGACCAGCGTCGTGGCGTCGGCGTGGCGGAGCACGTACTCGAGCTCGCGCGCCGTCGACCAGGTGCTCACGGGCACCAGGGTGGCGCCGAGCAAGGCCACCGCGAAGTCCACGAGGAGCCACTCGGTGCGGTTGCCCATGAGGAGGGCGACCTTGTCACCGCGCCTCACGCCGAGCTGGTGGAGGCCTCGCGCGAGCCGCCGCACGCGCTCGCGGTACTCGCGGTAGGTGAGGCGTTCGCGCTCGAAGACGACCGCCTCGCCGTCCGGATAGCGCCGCGCCATCTCGTCGAGGAGGTCGCCGAGGGTGCGGCTGCGCGGCGGCTCCATCGCCGTCACGCCCCCAGGTAGGCGTGCTGCACGCGCGGGTCGGCGAGGAGCGTCTCTCGGTCGCCCTCCAGCACCACCCGACCCGTCTCCAGCACGTAGCCGCGGTCGCACAAATCGAGGGCCTCCACCACCCGCTGCTCCACGAGCAGGATCGTGATCCGGCGGCTCTTCCGGATGGCGGCGATGGCCTCGAAGATCCCCTCTACGATGCGCGGCCCGAGGCCCTGAGAGGGCTCGTCGAGCAGGAGCAGCTCGGGCTGGGCCATCAGGCCGCGGCCGAGGGCGAGCATCTGCTGCTCGCCGCCGGAGAGCGACCCGGCAAGCTGCTGGCGCCGCTCGCCGAGGATGGGGAAGAGCCCGAGGACGGTGTCGAGGCCCTCCGCCCGCCTCCGGCGCGCCAGGGGCCGGTAGGAGCCCATCTCGAGGTTTTCCAGCACGGTGAGCGAGGAGAAGACCTTCCGCCCCTCCGGCACGTGGGCGATGCCGAGCTGAGCCCGGGCGTGCGACGGCAGCGTCCGGATGTCCCGCCCGCGGTACTCGATGCCGCCGGCCGCCGCCGGCACGCTGCCCCCGACCGCTTTCAGAAGCGTCGTCTTGCCGGCGCCGTTCGGCCCCACGATCGTGACGAACTCGCCCTCCGCCACGTCGAGGGAGACGCCGGCCAGGGCCTGGAGCCCGCCGTAGGCGACGCTGAGTCCAGAAACCTTCAGCATGGATCGAGGAGCGCCACGGCTGGGCCGGGGCGCGCCGAGGGTTGGGGGGCATGGGGGGCCGTGTCGGGGCCCCCCATCTGGTCAAGCCCGGAGACTTTCAACATGGCGGAGCCAGCGCTTGCCCAGGTAGGCCTCGATGACGGCGGGATCGCGCACCACCTCGCCCGGCAGCCCCTCGCCGATCCGGCGCCCGTGGTCGAGGACGACGAGGCGGTCGACGAGCTGGACGACCG
This Candidatus Methylomirabilota bacterium DNA region includes the following protein-coding sequences:
- a CDS encoding alcohol dehydrogenase catalytic domain-containing protein, coding for MVTTGPGDYDVMRLEEVPVPSPGPRDVLVRNHASGVCYHDHLIRVGVMKRGIHFPLILGHEGAGVVEAVGDAVRSLKPGDRVTCTQWTEACGVCRFCRTNREPLCSARKFFGHDRDGTYAELFKIQEDSLLPLPPEVGFEEGAILSCAIGTVVAAIRDVGRVQAGEYVLVTGAGGGLGVHAIQVARLCGATVIGQTTSPGKVDVIREAGAHEVVVARDGRFADEVRRLAGGEGVDLVCDNVGAPVFEEALRATARGARYVLVGELTGDQVTFNTARLFLKGVSLLSTTSTSRTQLASVIDLVRRRLLRPMVTERFALAEAPRVHRLMVERKLSGRVLLIP
- a CDS encoding OB-fold domain-containing protein translates to MSGYAKPLPRITPDNGPFWEAARRHELRLQRCLACGQVWYPPAPVCPGCLSDRHQWAPMSGRGTVSSFVVFHKAWFPAFASETPYAVVQVELEEGPRLTANLVDVPPGEIRVGMPVTVVFDDVTPEISIPRFRRAP
- a CDS encoding ABC transporter ATP-binding protein, with the translated sequence MLKVSGLSVAYGGLQALAGVSLDVAEGEFVTIVGPNGAGKTTLLKAVGGSVPAAAGGIEYRGRDIRTLPSHARAQLGIAHVPEGRKVFSSLTVLENLEMGSYRPLARRRRAEGLDTVLGLFPILGERRQQLAGSLSGGEQQMLALGRGLMAQPELLLLDEPSQGLGPRIVEGIFEAIAAIRKSRRITILLVEQRVVEALDLCDRGYVLETGRVVLEGDRETLLADPRVQHAYLGA
- a CDS encoding LLM class flavin-dependent oxidoreductase; the encoded protein is MSERLSFGVTIAAYPDGTPPAAWWWQFAERAEALGFDSLWAGEHVLFHTETVSAAVLLAGFAARTQRIRLGTAIYLLPLRHPILAAKDLATLDHVTAGRLVVGVGVGGEYPAEFAACGVPLGERGARTDEALGLLRCLWSQDRVTVGGTHFSVEDVTLTPRPVQPGGPPLWIGGRSEPALRRTARAGDGYFPYMLTPSRYRQSLERLEALAVEAGRAPAALERALLVFLAVGDDHDRAVGRAGAELTRIYNQPFEPPLVERFCVVGTPDECAARIAEFREAGVRHFVFNWACPQAAILEQMERVATEVLPKIGR
- a CDS encoding hotdog fold thioesterase, which encodes MSDPGDDAVPAELGRRIQDDPWARALGLEYLELRRGYCRVALQLQPHMMNYQGAPHGGVIFSLADVAFGAACNSHGEPAVALSVTIDYLATAAPHVRLIAEARERKQGRRAGFYDIVVRDAAGMLVASVHCVAHRVGRDA
- a CDS encoding helix-turn-helix domain-containing protein gives rise to the protein MSDTLANERRLQILTWLKQPRAHFPPQVDGDLVRDGVCGLLIAEKLGVSQPTASKHLRILTQAGLVRTNRIKQWTFYKRDEKRIAEVKRALRSAW
- a CDS encoding AMP-binding protein yields the protein MEPPRSRTLGDLLDEMARRYPDGEAVVFERERLTYREYRERVRRLARGLHQLGVRRGDKVALLMGNRTEWLLVDFAVALLGATLVPVSTWSTARELEYVLRHADATTLVTVDRFRGQDYLGMLAALGPGSERLPLLRHVVCLGGERRPGITPFAELWELGARGPEAVVDAAQRAVAPTDIAYILYTSGTTSTPKGVQLQHRGLIENMFNIGERQHLGPADRLWLGISLFWGFGCENALLAVMTHGGCVVLQEAFEPGEALALIERERCTVYYGTPNVALALWEHPDRPHRNLGSLRTGAAIGHPPAMQMVMDLGAREICNVYGLTECYGNCTLTDAHDPVEARLSTIGRPLPGFEIKIADPVSHHPLRPGEIGEITLRGYITPGYYKDPEKNAAAFDAEGFFLTGDLGWFDTDGRLRFHGRLKDVVKTGGLNVSPVEVEQILLGHPAVEQVHVIGVPDPRKEEALAAVVVLKEGASASADELRAFCRQALAAFKVPQHIRFVPREALPLTASGKVQKHRLRESLAAELEGVAADRRVSAERHG